The following are from one region of the Oncorhynchus tshawytscha isolate Ot180627B linkage group LG24, Otsh_v2.0, whole genome shotgun sequence genome:
- the LOC121840663 gene encoding DNA-directed RNA polymerase II subunit RPB1-like: protein MPKHIPDDGSSCVRTPKHIPDDDSSCVRTPKHIPDDDSSCVRTPKHIPDDGSSCVRTPKHIPDDDSSCVRTPKHIPDDDSSCVRTPKHIPDDDSSCVRTPKHIPDDDSSCVRTPKHIPDDDSSCVRTPKHVPDDGSVCVGTPQHIPDDDSSCIRTPKHIPDDDSSCVRTPKHIPDDDSSCVRTPKHVPDDGSSCIRTPKHIPDDGSVCIRTPQHIPVDGSSCVRTPQHIPDDGSSCVRTPQHVPDDGSVCVGTPQHIPDDGSSCVRTPQHIPDDGSVCVRTPKHILDDGSVCVGTPQHIPDDGSSCVRTPKRIPDDGSACVGTPQVQLSDLNIAFRCPNTS from the exons ATGCCAAAACATATCCCAGATGATGGTTCCTCATGCGTACGTACACCAAAACATATCCCAGATGATGATTCCTCATGCGTACGTACACCAAAACATATCCCAGATGATGATTCCTCATGCGTACGTACACCAAAACATATCCCAGATGATGGTTCCTCATGCGTACGTACACCAAAACATATCCCAGATGATGATTCCTCATGCGTACGTACACCAAAACATATCCCAGATGATGATTCCTCATGCGTACGTACACCAAAACATATCCCAGATGATGATTCCTCATGCGTACGTACACCAAAACATATCCCAGATGATGATTCCTCATGCGTACGTACACCAAAACATATCCCAGATGATGATTCCTCATGCGTACGTACACCAAAACATGTCCCAGATGATGGTTCTGTGTGCGTAGGTACACCACAACATATCCCAGATGATGATTCCTCATGCATACGTACACCAAAACATATCCCAGATGATGATTCCTCATGCGTACGTACACCAAAACATATCCCAGATGATGATTCCTCATGCGTACGTACACCAAAACATGTCCCAGATGATGGTTCCTCATGCATACGTACACCAAAACATATCCCAGATGATGGTTCTGTGTGCATACGTACACCACAACATATCCCAGTTGATGGTTCCTCATGCGTACGTACACCACAACATATCCCAGATGATGGTTCCTCATGCGTACGTACACCACAACATGTCCCAGATGATGGTTCTGTGTGCGTAGGTACACCACAACATATCCCAGATGATGGTTCCTCATGCGTACGTACACCACAACATATCCCAGATGATGGTTCTGTGTGCGTACGTACACCAAAACATATCCTAGATGATGGTTCTGTGTGCGTAGGTACACCACAACATATCCCAGATGATGGTTCCTCATGCGTACGTACACCAAAACGTATCCCAGATGATGGTTCTGCGTGCGTAG GTACACCGCAAGTACAACTATCTGACCTTAATATAGCATTTAGGTGCCCTAATACTAGTTGA